The Podarcis muralis chromosome 10, rPodMur119.hap1.1, whole genome shotgun sequence genome includes a region encoding these proteins:
- the ACTR6 gene encoding actin-related protein 6 → MATLVLDNGAYNAKIGYSHAHVSVIPNCQFRSKTARLKTFTANQLDEIKDPSGLFYILPFQKGYLVNWDVQRQVWDYLYGKEMYQVDFVDTNIIITEPYFNFSSIQESMNEILFEEYQFQAVLRVNAGALSAHRYFRDNPSELCCIIVDSGYSFTHIVPYCRSKKKKEAIIRINVGGKLLTNHLKEIISYRQLHVMDETHVINQVKEDVCYVSQDFFKDMETAKLKGEENTVMLDYVLPDFSTIKKGFCKPREEMVLSGKYKTGEQILRLTNERFAVPEILFHPSDIGIQEMGIPEAIVYSIQNLPEEMQPHFFKNIVLTGGNTHLPGFRDRVYSEVRCLTPTDYDVSVVLPENPITYSWEGGKLISENDDFEDMVVTREDYEENGHSICEEKFDI, encoded by the exons ATGGCGACTCTCGTGTTAGATAACGGCGCCTACAATGCCAAGATCGGATACAGTCACGCTCATGTCAG tGTTATTCCGAACTGTCAGTTTAGATCAAAGACTGCTCGTCTGAAAACATTTACAGCTAACCAACTGGATGAAATTAAAGATCCATCTGGACTTTTTTATATACTCCCGTTCCAGAAG GGCTACTTGGTAAACTGGGATGTTCAAAGACAAGTGTGGGACTATCTTTATGGAAAAGAAATGTATCAG GTAGATTTTGTAGATACCAATATCATCATCACAGAACCTTATTTCAACTTCAGCTCAATACAAGAGTCCATGAACGAAATATTGTTTGAAGAATACCAATTCCAAGCAGTTCTCAGAGTAAATG CTGGGGCTCTCAGTGCCCATAGATACTTTCGGGATAACCCATCAGAACTGTGTTGCATCATTGTAGACAGTGGGTATTCTTTTACACACATTGTACCTTACTGCAGgagtaaaaagaagaaggaggccattataag GATTAATGTGGGAGGAAAGCTCTTAACCAATCATCTAAAGGAGATAATCTCTTACAG gCAACTCCATGTTATGGATGAAACCCATGTGATTAACCAAGTGAAAGAAGATGTATGTTATGTTTCCCAAGACTTTTTCAAGGATATGGAGACTGCCAA ATTGAAGGGGGAAGAAAATACAGTAATGTTGGACTATGTTTTACCAGACTTCAGCACAATAAAAAAAGGGTTTTGTAAG CCAAGGGAAGAAATGGTGTTAAGTGGAAAATACAAAACTGGTGAACAAATACTTCGTCTTACAAATGAGCGATTTGCTGTTCCAGAAATACTCTTCCATCCTTCAGATATTGGTATTCAAGAAATGGGAATTCCTGAAGCCATTGTTTATTCAATTCAGAACTTGCCGGAAG AAATGCAACCACATTTCTTTAAGAATATTGTTTTAACTGGTGGAAACACACATCTCCCCGGCTTCAGGGATCGTGTTTACTCTGAGGTCCGATGCCTCACTCCCACTGACTACGATGTTTCTGTTGTTCTGCCAGAGAA CCCTATTACTTATTCCTGGGAAGGTGGAAAGCTGATTTCTGAAAATGATGATTTTGAAGATATGGTAGTAACCAGAGAAGACTATGAAGAAAATGGACATAGTATATGTGAAGAGAAATTTGATATTTAA